Proteins from one Nomia melanderi isolate GNS246 chromosome 3, iyNomMela1, whole genome shotgun sequence genomic window:
- the LOC116428059 gene encoding protein Wnt-5b isoform X2, translated as MAMYYALLIILRLIIIDAASTTPGTWINVGLQHFPQLESAQMIETYDIAASTICYGLKGLSQGQEKLCQLSVDHMPSVSKGAKFGINECQHQFRDRRWNCSTVRDETVFGPVLRIASRETAFVHAITAAGVVYSISRSCRDGQLSSCGCSRSNRPRDLHHDWIWGGCGDNLEYGYKFTQAFVDVRERERSFKRGSREQGRSLMNLHNNEAGRRAVIKKSKVTCKCHGVSGSCSLITCWQQLASFREIGDFLLDKYDGATEVRVNRRGRLSMRDPRFSLPTASDLVYLDDSPNYCLPNETYGSLGTHGRICNRTSSGMDGCNLLCCGRGYNTQKSTLRERCECKFHWCCFVDCKTCVKSIDIHTCK; from the exons ATGGCGATGTATTACGCACTACTGATTATTTTACGACTAATAATCATCGACGCAGCATCGACGACACCTGGAACATGGAT AAACGTCGGCTTGCAACACTTCCCGCAACTCGAGTCTGCCCAAATGATAGAGACGTATGACATAGCAGCGTCCACTATCTGTTACGGGCTGAAAGGTCTGTCGCAGGGCCAAGAGAAACTGTGTCAGCTGTCCGTGGATCACATGCCCAGCGTGTCTAAAGGGGCGAAATTCGGAATTAATGAGTGCCAGCACCAATTTCGTGACCGAAGGTGGAATTGCTCCACTGTTCGTGACGAGACTGTGTTCGGGCCGGTACTCAGAATAG CCAGTAGGGAAACCGCGTTCGTTCATGCAATCACAGCTGCAGGAGTAGTCTACTCGATCAGCCGATCCTGCAGAGACGGCCAATTATCCTCGTGCGGTTGCTCCAGGAGTAACAGACCGAGAGATTTGCATCACGATTGGATTTGGGGCGGATGCGGGGACAATCTTGAGTACGGTTACAA gTTTACACAGGCATTCGTAGATGTAAGGGAACGCGAGCGCAGCTTTAAAAGAGGCAGCAGAGAACAAGGCAGGAGCCTGATGAATCTTCATAATAACGAAGCTGGTCGTAGG GCTGTTATTAAAAAGTCTAAAGTAACATGCAAGTGCCACGGAGTTTCGGGAAGCTGTAGCTTGATTACTTGTTGGCAACAACTTGCATCGTTCCGAGAAATTG GTGATTTCCTTTTAGATAAATATGATGGAGCAACGGAAGTCAGAGTAAATAGACGGGGTCGTTTGTCGATGCGAGATCCACGTTTTTCATTGCCTACGGCAAGTGATCTGGTTTACTTAGACGATTCGCCGAACTATTGTCTTCCTAATGAAACGTATGGATCATTAG GTACACATGGCAGAATTTGCAACAGAACATCATCTGGTATGGACGGCTGCAACCTCCTTTGTTGTGGCAGGGGTTACAATACACAGAAGTCAACTCTCAGAGAAAGATGCGAATGCAAATTCCACTGGTGTTGTTTTGTAGACTGTAAAACTTGTGTTAAAAGTATAGACATTCACACTTGCAAGTAA
- the mRpL18 gene encoding mitochondrial ribosomal protein L18: MLFLRRLTGNILVKRQVHGNAEIIANCKEVRNRNPRNLERLRIARKPIGYALDKQGFSYWHKLVISSTQRYVTGEIHHFENGPVIRVSTKEWGLKKQLYSLNDSSAHINVGRVLAQRCLECGICEVFFDEENAVKSKDLLLVEELKKAGISLSEPYRYRHFTGAAKFRDEKPWESYE; the protein is encoded by the exons atgttatttttaagaaGGCTCACAGGTAACATACTTGTTAAAAGGCAGGTGCATGGAAATGCAGAGATAATTGCAAATTGTAAAGAAGTTAGGAATCGTAATCCAAGAAATTTAGAACGCTTAAGGATTGCAAGGAAACCTATTGGTTATGCTCTTGATAAACAAGGATTTTCCTATTGGCACAA GTTAGTTATATCTTCTACTCAGAGATATGTTACCGGAGAAATACATCATTTTGAAAATGGCCCTGTTATTAGAGTTTCAACTAAAGAATGGGGATTAAAAAAGcaattatatag ttTGAATGATAGCTCAGCACATATAAACGTAGGTCGTGTACTTGCACAACGTTGCCTGGAATGTGGAATATGTGAAGTTTTCTTTGATGAAGAAAATGCAGTTAAATCAAAAGACTTGTTACTAGTGGAAGAATTAAAGAAAGCTGGAATAAGTTTATCAGAACCATACAGATATAGACACTTTACTGGTGCCGCTAAATTTCGTGATGAGAAACCTTGGGAATCAtatgaataa
- the LOC116428059 gene encoding protein Wnt-5b isoform X1: MTLDTPGLAKMAMYYALLIILRLIIIDAASTTPGTWINVGLQHFPQLESAQMIETYDIAASTICYGLKGLSQGQEKLCQLSVDHMPSVSKGAKFGINECQHQFRDRRWNCSTVRDETVFGPVLRIASRETAFVHAITAAGVVYSISRSCRDGQLSSCGCSRSNRPRDLHHDWIWGGCGDNLEYGYKFTQAFVDVRERERSFKRGSREQGRSLMNLHNNEAGRRAVIKKSKVTCKCHGVSGSCSLITCWQQLASFREIGDFLLDKYDGATEVRVNRRGRLSMRDPRFSLPTASDLVYLDDSPNYCLPNETYGSLGTHGRICNRTSSGMDGCNLLCCGRGYNTQKSTLRERCECKFHWCCFVDCKTCVKSIDIHTCK, from the exons GCAAAGATGGCGATGTATTACGCACTACTGATTATTTTACGACTAATAATCATCGACGCAGCATCGACGACACCTGGAACATGGAT AAACGTCGGCTTGCAACACTTCCCGCAACTCGAGTCTGCCCAAATGATAGAGACGTATGACATAGCAGCGTCCACTATCTGTTACGGGCTGAAAGGTCTGTCGCAGGGCCAAGAGAAACTGTGTCAGCTGTCCGTGGATCACATGCCCAGCGTGTCTAAAGGGGCGAAATTCGGAATTAATGAGTGCCAGCACCAATTTCGTGACCGAAGGTGGAATTGCTCCACTGTTCGTGACGAGACTGTGTTCGGGCCGGTACTCAGAATAG CCAGTAGGGAAACCGCGTTCGTTCATGCAATCACAGCTGCAGGAGTAGTCTACTCGATCAGCCGATCCTGCAGAGACGGCCAATTATCCTCGTGCGGTTGCTCCAGGAGTAACAGACCGAGAGATTTGCATCACGATTGGATTTGGGGCGGATGCGGGGACAATCTTGAGTACGGTTACAA gTTTACACAGGCATTCGTAGATGTAAGGGAACGCGAGCGCAGCTTTAAAAGAGGCAGCAGAGAACAAGGCAGGAGCCTGATGAATCTTCATAATAACGAAGCTGGTCGTAGG GCTGTTATTAAAAAGTCTAAAGTAACATGCAAGTGCCACGGAGTTTCGGGAAGCTGTAGCTTGATTACTTGTTGGCAACAACTTGCATCGTTCCGAGAAATTG GTGATTTCCTTTTAGATAAATATGATGGAGCAACGGAAGTCAGAGTAAATAGACGGGGTCGTTTGTCGATGCGAGATCCACGTTTTTCATTGCCTACGGCAAGTGATCTGGTTTACTTAGACGATTCGCCGAACTATTGTCTTCCTAATGAAACGTATGGATCATTAG GTACACATGGCAGAATTTGCAACAGAACATCATCTGGTATGGACGGCTGCAACCTCCTTTGTTGTGGCAGGGGTTACAATACACAGAAGTCAACTCTCAGAGAAAGATGCGAATGCAAATTCCACTGGTGTTGTTTTGTAGACTGTAAAACTTGTGTTAAAAGTATAGACATTCACACTTGCAAGTAA